The Anomaloglossus baeobatrachus isolate aAnoBae1 chromosome 10, aAnoBae1.hap1, whole genome shotgun sequence genome has a segment encoding these proteins:
- the CYBA gene encoding cytochrome b-245 light chain, translating into MGQIEWAMWANEQALASGLILLSGGIVAVAGQFKGWQFGAYAIAAGVLVTLLEYPRSRRKKGSTMERCGQQCLTAVVKAFGPLTRNYYVRAVLHAGLAVPGGFILATILGTVCLGISSLIYLLAAICGEEWRPIEPQAPPKLKVAETIKRPPENPPPRPPPEVRRKQVDEGHVNPIPVQDEV; encoded by the exons ATGGGGCAGATAGAGTGGGCGATGTGGGCAAACGAACAAGCGCTGGCGTCAGGACTGA TTCTCCTCTCTGGCGGGATCGTTGCGGTGGCCGGACAGTTTAAAGGCTGGCAGTTCGGGGCGTACGCCAT AGCGGCCGGTGTGCTCGTCACTCTGCTGGAATATCCGAGAAGCAGACGGAAGAAGGGATCCACCATGGAGAGATG TGGCCAGCAGTGTTTGACGGCAGTGGTGAAAGCGTTCGGTCCTCTGACCCGGAATTACTACGTCCGCGCGGTATTACATGCGGG GTTGGCAGTACCCGGAGGCTTCATCCTGGCCACCATCCTGGGCACCGTGTGTCTTGGCATTTCCTCTCTCATTTACCTCCTG GCCGCGATATGTGGAGAGGAATGGCGCCCCATCGAGCCACAAGCACCGCCCAAGCTGAAAGTGGCGGAGACCATCAAACGTCCTCCGGAGAACCCCCCTCCCCGCCCTCCCCCCGAGGTGCGCAGGAAGCAGGTGGACGAGGGACACGTCAACCCCATCCCAGTCCAGGACGAAGTATAA